A single Pan paniscus chromosome 21, NHGRI_mPanPan1-v2.0_pri, whole genome shotgun sequence DNA region contains:
- the GZF1 gene encoding GDNF-inducible zinc finger protein 1 isoform X1, translating to MESGAVLLESKSSPFNLLHEMHELRLLGHLCDVTVSVEYQGVRKDFMAHKAVLAATSKFFKEVFLNEKSVDGTRTNVYLNEVQVADFASFLEFVYTAKVQVEEDRVQRMLEVAEKLKCLDLSETCFQLKKQMLESVLLELQNFSESQEVEVSSGSQVSAAPAPRASVATDGPHPNGLTDSLGYPGERASNGMSSDLPPKKSRDKLDKKKEVVKPPYPKIRRASGRLAGRKVFVEIPKKKYTRRLREQQKTAEGDVGDYRCPQDQSPDRVGTEMEAVSKNEGCQAGAELEELSKKAGPEEEEEEEEEEDEEGEKKSSFKCSICEKAFLYEKSFLKHSKHRHGVATEVVYRCDTCGQTFANRCNLKSHQRHVHSSERHFPCELCGKKFKRKKDVKRHVLQVHEGGGERHRCGQCGKGLSSKTALRLHERTHTGDRPYGCTECGARFSQPSALKTHMRIHTGEKPFVCDECGARFTQNHMLIYHKRCHTGERPFMCETCGKSFASKEYLKHHNRIHTGSKPFKCEVCFRTFAQRNSLYQHIKVHTGERPYCCDQCGKQFTQLNALQRHRRIHTGERPFMCNACGRTFTDKSTLRRHTSIHDKNTPWKSFLVIVDGSPKNDDGHKTEQPDEEYVSSKLSDKLLSFAENGHFHNLAAVQDTVPTMQENSSADTACKADDSVVSQDTLLATTISELSELTPQTDSMPTQLHSLSNME from the exons atggaaagcGGTGCAGTTCTGCTGGAATCCAAATCCTCCCCATTTAACCTACTGCATGAGATGCAtgagcttcgcctcctgggtcaCCTGTGTGACGTGACAGTCAGCGTGGAGTATCAGGGTGTCCGCAAAGACTTCATGGCCCACAAGGCAGTGCTGGCTGCCACCAGCAAGTTTTTTAAGGAAGTGTTCCTTAATGAGAAGAGTGTGGATGGTACTAGGACTAATGTCTACTTAAATGAAGTGCAGGTTGCTGACTTTGCTTCATTTCTTGAGTTTGTCTACACTGCCAAGGTACAGGTGGAAGAAGACCGGGTGCAGCGAATGCTGGAAGTGGCTGAAAAGCTGAAATGTTTGGATTTATCAGAAACTTGTTTTCAATTAAAGAAACAGATGTTAGAGTCGGTACTTTTGGAGTTGCAAAATTTCTCAGAgtctcaggaggtggaggtgagcaGTGGCTCCCAAGTTAGTGCTGCTCCTGCCCCCAGGGCAAGTGTGGCCACCGATGGCCCTCACCCCAATGGTCTCACGGATTCCTTGGGCTACCCAGGAGAGAGAGCCAGCAATGGCATGTCTTCAGATTTGCCACCGAAGAAGTCCAGGGACAAACTAGACAAGAAGAAAGAGGTAGTTAAACCTCCCTACCCTAAAATCAGGAGAGCTAGTGGAAGGCTGGCTGGGAGGAAGGTCTTTGTGGAGATCCCTAAAAAGAAATATACGAGAAGACTCCGAGAGCAGCAGAAAACTGCTGAGGGTGATGtgggggactacaggtgtccccAGGACCAAAGCCCGGACAGGGTGGGCACGGAGATGGAGGCGGTTTCCAAAAATGAGGGTTGCCAGGCAGGTGCTGAGTTGGAGGAATTGTCAAAGAAAGCAGGGccggaggaggaagaggaggaggaggaggaggaggacgaagAAGGGGAGAAGAAGAGCAGCTTTAAGTGCAGCATTTGCGAGAAGGCGTTTCTGTATGAGAAGAGCTTCCTGAAGCACAGCAAGCACCGCCACGGCGTGGCCACCGAGGTGGTGTACCGCTGCGACACCTGCGGCCAGACCTTCGCCAACCGCTGCAACCTGAAGAGCCACCAGCGCCACGTGCACAGCAGCGAGCGCCATTTCCCATGCGAGCTGTGCGGGAAGAAGTTCAAGCGCAAGAAGGACGTGAAGCGGCACGTGCTGCAGGTGCATGAGGGCGGCGGCGAGCGGCACCGCTGCGGCCAGTGCGGCAAGGGCCTGAGTTCCAAGACAGCGCTGCGGCTGCACGAGCGCACACACACGGGAGACCGGCCCTACGGCTGCACCGAGTGCGGCGCCAGGTTCTCGCAGCCGTCCGCGCTCAAGACGCACATGAG AATTCATACAGGGGAAAAACCTTTTGTCTGTGATGAATGTGGTGCAAGATTCACTCAGAACCACATGCTGATTTATCATAAAAGGTGTCACACAG GTGAAAGACCTTTTATGTGTGAAACATGTGGCAAGAGTTTTGCTTCTAAGGAGTACTTAAAACACCACAATAGAATCCATACTGGATCCAAACCCTTTAAATGTGAAGTATGTTTCAGGACTTTTGCCCAGCGGAATTCACTCTACCAGCATATTAAAGTCCACACAG gGGAGCGTCCCTACTGCTGTGACCAGTGCGGCAAGCAGTTCACCCAGCTCAACGCCCTCCAGCGCCACCGCCGCATCCACACAGGGGAGAGGCCATTCATGTGCAATGCGTGCGGACGGACATTCACCGACAAGTCCACTCTTCGGCGGCACACCTCA ATACACGATAAGAATACTCCATGGAAGTCTTTCCTTGTCATTGTAGATGGCTCGCCCAAGAACGATGACGGACACAAGACTGAACAGCCTGACGAAGAGTATGTGTCGTCCAAGCTTTCGGATAAATTGCTGTCTTTTGCAGAAAATGGCCATTTCCACAACCTGGCTGCAGTCCAAGACACTGTACCTACCATGCAGGAGAACAGTTCTGCTGACACAGCCTGCAAGGCAGATGACTCCGTGGTGTCCCAGGACACCCTCCTGGCCACCACCATCAGCGAGCTTAGCGAGCTGACCCCACAGACAGACTCGATGCCCACACAGCTTCACTCTTTGAGCAACATGGAATAA
- the GZF1 gene encoding GDNF-inducible zinc finger protein 1 isoform X2 — protein sequence MESGAVLLESKSSPFNLLHEMHELRLLGHLCDVTVSVEYQGVRKDFMAHKAVLAATSKFFKEVFLNEKSVDGTRTNVYLNEVQVADFASFLEFVYTAKVQVEEDRVQRMLEVAEKLKCLDLSETCFQLKKQMLESVLLELQNFSESQEVEVSSGSQVSAAPAPRASVATDGPHPNGLTDSLGYPGERASNGMSSDLPPKKSRDKLDKKKEVVKPPYPKIRRASGRLAGRKVFVEIPKKKYTRRLREQQKTAEGDVGDYRCPQDQSPDRVGTEMEAVSKNEGCQAGAELEELSKKAGPEEEEEEEEEEDEEGEKKSSFKCSICEKAFLYEKSFLKHSKHRHGVATEVVYRCDTCGQTFANRCNLKSHQRHVHSSERHFPCELCGKKFKRKKDVKRHVLQVHEGGGERHRCGQCGKGLSSKTALRLHERTHTGDRPYGCTECGARFSQPSALKTHMRIHTGEKPFVCDECGARFTQNHMLIYHKRCHTGERPFMCETCGKSFASKEYLKHHNRIHTGSKPFKCEVCFRTFAQRNSLYQHIKVHTGERPYCCDQCGKQFTQLNALQRHRRIHTGERPFMCNACGRTFTDKSTLRRHTSMARPRTMTDTRLNSLTKSMCRPSFRINCCLLQKMAISTTWLQSKTLYLPCRRTVLLTQPARQMTPWCPRTPSWPPPSASLAS from the exons atggaaagcGGTGCAGTTCTGCTGGAATCCAAATCCTCCCCATTTAACCTACTGCATGAGATGCAtgagcttcgcctcctgggtcaCCTGTGTGACGTGACAGTCAGCGTGGAGTATCAGGGTGTCCGCAAAGACTTCATGGCCCACAAGGCAGTGCTGGCTGCCACCAGCAAGTTTTTTAAGGAAGTGTTCCTTAATGAGAAGAGTGTGGATGGTACTAGGACTAATGTCTACTTAAATGAAGTGCAGGTTGCTGACTTTGCTTCATTTCTTGAGTTTGTCTACACTGCCAAGGTACAGGTGGAAGAAGACCGGGTGCAGCGAATGCTGGAAGTGGCTGAAAAGCTGAAATGTTTGGATTTATCAGAAACTTGTTTTCAATTAAAGAAACAGATGTTAGAGTCGGTACTTTTGGAGTTGCAAAATTTCTCAGAgtctcaggaggtggaggtgagcaGTGGCTCCCAAGTTAGTGCTGCTCCTGCCCCCAGGGCAAGTGTGGCCACCGATGGCCCTCACCCCAATGGTCTCACGGATTCCTTGGGCTACCCAGGAGAGAGAGCCAGCAATGGCATGTCTTCAGATTTGCCACCGAAGAAGTCCAGGGACAAACTAGACAAGAAGAAAGAGGTAGTTAAACCTCCCTACCCTAAAATCAGGAGAGCTAGTGGAAGGCTGGCTGGGAGGAAGGTCTTTGTGGAGATCCCTAAAAAGAAATATACGAGAAGACTCCGAGAGCAGCAGAAAACTGCTGAGGGTGATGtgggggactacaggtgtccccAGGACCAAAGCCCGGACAGGGTGGGCACGGAGATGGAGGCGGTTTCCAAAAATGAGGGTTGCCAGGCAGGTGCTGAGTTGGAGGAATTGTCAAAGAAAGCAGGGccggaggaggaagaggaggaggaggaggaggaggacgaagAAGGGGAGAAGAAGAGCAGCTTTAAGTGCAGCATTTGCGAGAAGGCGTTTCTGTATGAGAAGAGCTTCCTGAAGCACAGCAAGCACCGCCACGGCGTGGCCACCGAGGTGGTGTACCGCTGCGACACCTGCGGCCAGACCTTCGCCAACCGCTGCAACCTGAAGAGCCACCAGCGCCACGTGCACAGCAGCGAGCGCCATTTCCCATGCGAGCTGTGCGGGAAGAAGTTCAAGCGCAAGAAGGACGTGAAGCGGCACGTGCTGCAGGTGCATGAGGGCGGCGGCGAGCGGCACCGCTGCGGCCAGTGCGGCAAGGGCCTGAGTTCCAAGACAGCGCTGCGGCTGCACGAGCGCACACACACGGGAGACCGGCCCTACGGCTGCACCGAGTGCGGCGCCAGGTTCTCGCAGCCGTCCGCGCTCAAGACGCACATGAG AATTCATACAGGGGAAAAACCTTTTGTCTGTGATGAATGTGGTGCAAGATTCACTCAGAACCACATGCTGATTTATCATAAAAGGTGTCACACAG GTGAAAGACCTTTTATGTGTGAAACATGTGGCAAGAGTTTTGCTTCTAAGGAGTACTTAAAACACCACAATAGAATCCATACTGGATCCAAACCCTTTAAATGTGAAGTATGTTTCAGGACTTTTGCCCAGCGGAATTCACTCTACCAGCATATTAAAGTCCACACAG gGGAGCGTCCCTACTGCTGTGACCAGTGCGGCAAGCAGTTCACCCAGCTCAACGCCCTCCAGCGCCACCGCCGCATCCACACAGGGGAGAGGCCATTCATGTGCAATGCGTGCGGACGGACATTCACCGACAAGTCCACTCTTCGGCGGCACACCTCA ATGGCTCGCCCAAGAACGATGACGGACACAAGACTGAACAGCCTGACGAAGAGTATGTGTCGTCCAAGCTTTCGGATAAATTGCTGTCTTTTGCAGAAAATGGCCATTTCCACAACCTGGCTGCAGTCCAAGACACTGTACCTACCATGCAGGAGAACAGTTCTGCTGACACAGCCTGCAAGGCAGATGACTCCGTGGTGTCCCAGGACACCCTCCTGGCCACCACCATCAGCGAGCTTAGCGAGCTGA